In one window of Labilibaculum sp. DW002 DNA:
- a CDS encoding zinc-ribbon domain-containing protein has product MIFIFGANDKVVERQQQYAQEHCGNCNNITNWILEKNATYASLFFISIIPIKTRYIYYCPICKNGRKLEKEEYERMK; this is encoded by the coding sequence ATGATATTTATTTTTGGAGCAAACGATAAAGTTGTTGAAAGACAACAACAATACGCGCAAGAGCATTGCGGCAATTGCAACAATATCACCAATTGGATATTGGAAAAGAATGCCACCTATGCTAGCCTTTTTTTCATATCCATTATACCCATAAAAACTCGATACATTTATTACTGTCCTATTTGTAAAAATGGTCGAAAGCTCGAAAAAGAAGAGTACGAAAGGATGAAGTAA
- a CDS encoding response regulator transcription factor — MKKEILIIEDDLILQKTIVDFLENSGFNCTKANTITKAKEIFDKKFYPIILLDLGLPDGDGLDCITFIKSIWEDTGVIIISAREKLEDRVDGLNLGADDYLVKPFHLSELNARINALLRRNFHTDKIKINFEDIEIDTLDRSVQIAGEKIDFSKKEYDLLLYFIENENRVLTKESLFEHVWGENSVFMDNSDFIYTHINRLRKKIKTSTGENYIKTVHGFGYKLEIH; from the coding sequence ATGAAGAAAGAGATCTTAATAATTGAAGATGATTTAATTTTACAAAAGACCATTGTTGATTTTCTTGAAAATTCAGGCTTTAATTGTACCAAAGCAAATACAATTACTAAGGCCAAAGAAATTTTCGATAAAAAATTCTACCCAATTATTCTTCTTGATTTGGGTCTACCTGATGGCGATGGATTGGATTGTATCACATTTATCAAATCCATTTGGGAAGACACAGGCGTTATTATTATTTCGGCTAGAGAAAAACTAGAAGATAGAGTTGATGGTTTAAATTTAGGAGCTGATGATTATTTGGTAAAACCTTTTCATCTGTCTGAATTAAATGCCAGAATAAACGCACTTTTACGTCGTAATTTCCATACTGATAAAATCAAAATTAATTTTGAAGATATTGAAATTGACACGCTTGACAGATCTGTACAGATAGCTGGTGAAAAAATCGATTTTAGTAAAAAAGAATATGATCTTTTACTCTATTTTATTGAAAATGAGAACAGAGTATTAACTAAAGAGAGTCTATTTGAACATGTTTGGGGTGAAAATTCGGTGTTTATGGATAATTCAGATTTTATCTACACGCACATCAATCGACTAAGAAAAAAGATAAAAACAAGCACAGGCGAAAACTATATTAAAACAGTTCATGGCTTTGGCTACAAACTAGAAATTCATTAA
- a CDS encoding alpha/beta hydrolase, which produces MKKLTLIVLTLGFFLVSCQQKAQKTEASLETEQKADYPKVLEFPSIDSLIITAHLYQIDETSPFILLCHQARFNKFEYAGIAERLNKMGFNCMAIDQRSGGPIGNTQNETYLRAVQANKGIDYVDAEVDIVAAINYIKANFAEKVILWGSSYSSTLALYLATERDDIRAVISFSPGNYLADVKGSLIEKLEAFDKPMFITSSKNEAKYVEALLEKHKLKEKQIHFVPEGYGHHGSRNLWINQQDGEEYWTAISSFLNSMKE; this is translated from the coding sequence ATGAAGAAACTCACTTTAATTGTATTAACACTAGGTTTTTTTCTAGTATCGTGTCAGCAAAAAGCACAAAAAACTGAAGCAAGCTTAGAGACAGAGCAAAAGGCAGATTATCCTAAAGTTTTGGAATTTCCTTCCATCGATTCACTTATTATTACTGCACATTTGTATCAGATCGATGAAACATCGCCTTTTATCTTACTTTGTCATCAAGCACGCTTTAACAAGTTCGAATATGCCGGTATAGCAGAGCGATTAAATAAAATGGGTTTCAATTGCATGGCAATAGACCAACGCTCAGGCGGACCAATCGGGAATACTCAAAATGAAACTTATTTGCGAGCAGTTCAAGCAAATAAAGGAATTGATTATGTAGATGCAGAAGTTGACATTGTAGCAGCTATTAATTATATCAAAGCAAATTTTGCTGAAAAAGTGATCTTATGGGGATCGTCTTATTCATCGACCTTGGCATTGTATTTAGCAACAGAAAGAGACGATATAAGGGCAGTTATCTCCTTTAGTCCTGGAAATTATTTAGCTGATGTTAAAGGCTCTTTAATTGAGAAGTTAGAGGCATTTGATAAGCCGATGTTCATAACCAGTTCTAAAAATGAAGCAAAATATGTTGAAGCATTATTAGAGAAACACAAATTAAAAGAAAAGCAGATACACTTTGTTCCAGAAGGTTATGGACATCATGGTTCACGTAATTTATGGATAAATCAGCAGGATGGAGAAGAGTACTGGACTGCTATAAGCTCATTTTTGAATAGCATGAAAGAATAG
- a CDS encoding KamA family radical SAM protein — translation MILKWLERFFPFKVNNYVIDELIDWDNFSKDPIFRLTFPQKGMLSKNHYDRMAKLIKEEAPKHEIVKAANQIRMDLNPNPAGQAHNVPELNGEKLVGAQHKYKETMLFFPTQGQTCHAYCTFCFRWPQFTGIDELKFAMKQVDLVIEYLRANPQITDLLITGGDPMVMKTKVFKAYIDAILEADIPNLKTIRIGSKTLAYWPYRYTHDNDAQQLLDVFKKIADNGLNLSIMAHFNHINEMGTEAVAEAVKNIRETGAAIRTQSPLLKHLNDDADMWANMWRKQVDMGMIPYYMFMARETGAQEYFGLTLEEAWNIFRDAYSQVSGICRTVRGPVMSANPGKVQVLGITEINGEKVFILNFIQARNTDWVGKPFFAKYDPKALWLDDLKPAFADKFMYEE, via the coding sequence TTGATATTGAAGTGGTTGGAGAGGTTCTTCCCTTTTAAGGTAAACAACTATGTGATTGATGAGTTGATAGATTGGGATAACTTTAGCAAAGATCCTATTTTTCGTCTGACCTTTCCCCAGAAAGGTATGCTTTCGAAGAATCATTACGATCGTATGGCCAAATTAATCAAAGAGGAAGCTCCAAAACACGAAATTGTAAAAGCAGCCAATCAGATCCGTATGGATTTGAACCCAAATCCTGCAGGGCAAGCACATAATGTTCCTGAGTTGAATGGTGAAAAGCTAGTTGGAGCTCAACACAAATACAAGGAAACCATGTTGTTTTTCCCTACTCAAGGACAAACTTGTCATGCCTACTGTACGTTCTGTTTCCGTTGGCCACAGTTTACCGGTATCGACGAATTAAAATTTGCAATGAAGCAAGTTGATTTGGTTATCGAATACCTAAGAGCCAATCCACAAATTACAGATTTGTTGATTACAGGAGGTGACCCAATGGTAATGAAAACTAAGGTGTTCAAAGCCTATATTGATGCGATACTTGAAGCTGATATACCAAACTTAAAGACAATACGTATTGGTTCAAAAACACTGGCGTACTGGCCATACCGTTATACGCATGATAACGATGCTCAGCAATTATTAGATGTATTCAAAAAGATCGCTGATAATGGTTTAAACTTGTCAATTATGGCACATTTTAACCACATCAACGAAATGGGCACAGAAGCAGTTGCTGAAGCAGTTAAAAATATTCGTGAAACTGGTGCTGCTATCCGTACTCAATCTCCACTTTTGAAGCATCTTAACGATGATGCAGATATGTGGGCAAACATGTGGCGTAAACAAGTTGATATGGGTATGATTCCTTACTATATGTTTATGGCTCGTGAAACAGGTGCTCAGGAATACTTTGGATTAACTTTAGAAGAAGCCTGGAACATTTTCCGCGATGCTTATTCTCAAGTGAGTGGTATTTGCCGTACGGTTCGTGGACCAGTTATGTCGGCTAATCCTGGTAAAGTACAGGTATTAGGTATTACTGAAATAAATGGTGAAAAAGTATTTATTCTGAATTTTATTCAGGCAAGAAATACCGATTGGGTTGGAAAACCTTTCTTTGCTAAATACGATCCAAAAGCACTTTGGTTGGATGATTTAAAACCAGCTTTTGCGGATAAGTTTATGTATGAAGAGTAA
- a CDS encoding redoxin family protein — MIKKLLLAFVFLFAFSCSSSNEDSRLMDVNKMSQLISKKDKTLVYIWTTWCSGCRETLAETLPDLKTNIDTSEVQIILIAASKNKTEVDSLVSMSGFSESSYFLNFIGPDKGKFQTLGIRQFLSANFKGEKIYTGGIPVFFLVDRNGKILNKKLPHSCEELISNLK, encoded by the coding sequence ATGATAAAGAAATTATTACTTGCTTTTGTATTTCTTTTTGCTTTTTCGTGTTCTTCTTCTAATGAGGATAGTCGATTAATGGACGTTAATAAAATGAGTCAGTTAATCTCTAAAAAAGACAAAACTCTCGTCTATATCTGGACAACTTGGTGCAGTGGTTGCAGGGAAACCCTGGCCGAAACATTGCCCGATCTTAAGACCAATATTGATACTTCTGAAGTTCAAATAATTTTAATTGCTGCTAGCAAAAACAAAACTGAGGTTGACTCTTTAGTCAGTATGTCTGGATTTTCCGAGAGTTCTTACTTCCTAAATTTTATTGGTCCAGACAAAGGCAAATTTCAAACTCTAGGCATTAGGCAATTTTTATCAGCCAATTTTAAGGGTGAGAAAATTTATACAGGTGGAATTCCCGTGTTTTTTCTGGTAGATCGGAATGGAAAAATTCTGAATAAAAAGCTACCACATTCTTGCGAGGAGTTAATTAGTAATTTAAAGTGA
- a CDS encoding M81 family metallopeptidase, translating to MNRSVIAIFIVFTMMLTSCEQEKNKLPKIAIAGFWIESSTFSPARSDMNSFKQLRGEEIFNYYPFFGIDSSLRNQADWIPTLRARAIPGGMVTKETYESLVGEILEKLKKNAPFDALFLDIHGASSVVGMDDPEGDFLRRVREVVGTEPLISTSMDLHGNVTKELAQHTDLITCFRMAPHEDATESRRRAVSNLLDRLESGKGKPKYKAWIPVPILLPGEKTSTRIEPGKSLYAKVDPLTKHEGVIDAAIWVGYAWADAPRNRAAVMAYGDDKEQVSKAAEELAKSFWDVREQFEFVAPVASLEESLNKAIESKKQPFIISDMGDNPTAGGAGDVTWTLQEVLKQKEFQKEDGTSLIYASIPGPKFVAKAIKLGEGAKIEAFAGANVDARYAGPVKLKGTIEKIRHGDKYAETEVVVKVGSVHVIVTKIRKPYHHEADFTNLGLNPRKTDIVMVKIGYLVPELYNMRGDWLMAQTPGGVDQDLERIGYKRIQRPMFPLDPDMEDPDLSARMIPLADQLK from the coding sequence ATGAACAGATCTGTTATTGCTATTTTTATTGTTTTCACAATGATGTTGACCTCTTGTGAACAAGAAAAAAATAAGCTTCCTAAAATCGCCATTGCTGGATTTTGGATAGAATCAAGCACTTTTTCTCCTGCCAGAAGCGACATGAACTCCTTTAAGCAATTACGTGGAGAAGAAATCTTCAATTATTATCCATTTTTTGGTATTGATTCAAGTTTGAGAAATCAAGCCGATTGGATTCCAACGCTGCGAGCAAGAGCAATTCCTGGAGGTATGGTCACTAAAGAAACATACGAAAGCTTGGTTGGAGAGATTCTTGAAAAATTGAAGAAAAATGCTCCCTTTGATGCTTTGTTTTTGGATATCCACGGAGCGAGTAGCGTAGTAGGAATGGATGATCCTGAAGGAGATTTTTTAAGGAGAGTTAGAGAAGTTGTTGGAACGGAACCTTTGATTTCTACGAGCATGGATTTACACGGTAATGTAACCAAAGAATTGGCTCAACATACTGATTTAATTACCTGTTTTAGGATGGCTCCTCACGAAGATGCAACGGAATCTCGAAGAAGAGCGGTAAGTAATTTACTGGATCGATTAGAGAGTGGAAAAGGGAAACCAAAATACAAAGCCTGGATTCCAGTTCCAATTCTTTTGCCAGGAGAGAAAACAAGTACTAGAATAGAACCAGGGAAGAGTTTATATGCGAAAGTTGATCCACTTACCAAACATGAAGGAGTGATTGATGCTGCTATTTGGGTTGGATACGCTTGGGCCGATGCGCCAAGAAACAGAGCTGCAGTTATGGCTTATGGCGACGATAAAGAACAAGTTTCCAAAGCAGCCGAAGAACTGGCTAAAAGCTTTTGGGATGTTCGAGAACAATTTGAGTTTGTTGCACCTGTTGCTAGTCTAGAAGAGAGTTTGAACAAAGCAATTGAGAGTAAAAAGCAGCCTTTTATTATTAGTGATATGGGTGATAATCCTACTGCAGGTGGTGCAGGAGATGTAACTTGGACTCTTCAGGAAGTATTGAAGCAAAAAGAATTTCAGAAAGAAGACGGAACAAGTTTGATTTATGCATCCATTCCAGGGCCAAAATTTGTTGCAAAAGCAATTAAATTAGGGGAGGGAGCGAAAATTGAAGCCTTTGCTGGCGCTAATGTAGATGCGCGGTATGCTGGTCCGGTAAAATTGAAAGGAACAATAGAAAAAATTAGACATGGTGACAAGTATGCCGAAACGGAAGTTGTAGTGAAAGTGGGTAGTGTGCATGTTATTGTGACAAAAATACGTAAGCCCTACCATCATGAAGCTGATTTTACCAATTTGGGCTTAAATCCGCGTAAGACGGATATTGTGATGGTGAAAATTGGTTATTTAGTTCCTGAATTGTACAACATGAGAGGAGATTGGCTAATGGCGCAAACACCTGGAGGAGTAGATCAAGATTTGGAACGAATTGGTTACAAAAGAATTCAAAGACCAATGTTTCCTTTAGATCCAGACATGGAAGATCCCGATTTATCGGCAAGAATGATTCCTTTAGCAGATCAATTAAAGTAA
- a CDS encoding TlpA family protein disulfide reductase gives MKKLLFALIALIATTNLIAENHQGSLLKEGDQVPAFTIKTLDGEEVAIEKLKGKVVLINFFATWCGPCMKELPEVEAKLWTKFKGEKFAMVSIGREHTKEELLKWNKKKGFTFPIAPDPKREVYSKFASQYIPRNFIVDKSGKIIWQGVGFDQKELEQMIKVIESNL, from the coding sequence ATGAAAAAACTACTATTTGCACTAATTGCCTTAATTGCTACAACAAATTTAATTGCCGAAAATCACCAAGGATCGCTTTTGAAAGAAGGTGATCAGGTACCCGCTTTTACAATCAAAACTCTTGATGGAGAAGAAGTTGCCATTGAAAAGCTAAAGGGAAAAGTGGTATTAATTAATTTCTTCGCTACCTGGTGTGGACCATGTATGAAAGAATTGCCAGAAGTTGAAGCAAAATTGTGGACTAAGTTTAAAGGTGAGAAATTTGCAATGGTTTCAATTGGTAGAGAACATACAAAAGAAGAATTGCTGAAATGGAATAAGAAGAAAGGTTTTACTTTCCCTATTGCTCCAGATCCTAAACGTGAGGTGTATTCTAAATTTGCAAGTCAATACATTCCTCGTAACTTTATTGTTGATAAATCAGGAAAAATTATCTGGCAAGGCGTTGGTTTCGATCAAAAAGAGCTAGAGCAGATGATAAAAGTTATTGAGTCGAATTTGTAA
- a CDS encoding YihY/virulence factor BrkB family protein, which translates to MSKIRDYFDLTMNFLSRGVWNMRLKELSGHRYFLIRQLRIYLLAIKGFYEDKCQLRASALTFYSLLSVVPVLAMFFGIAKGFGMEKLLEKELTKSLAGQEEVLTWLIEFANKMLENTKGTLIAGLGFAILFWSVIKVLSNIEEAFNDVWRIKKSRTWGRKFSDYTAIMIFAPILLIGSSAGTVVLKTMIKEFTKGNTLLEAVGPSLTFLINLAPFFLVWVLFTLLYTFMPNTRVKFKSAMLAGIVAGTIYQLLQVAYIEFQGHVTSYNAVYGSFAALPLFLMWLQLSWLVVLFGAEISFAEQNVESYEFEAESTQISYDYKRLLSLYILQVIIQNFEKNEEPLHSQEISHRLEMPIRLVREILFNLNNSGLISELVTDTDKQMAYQPAFDINKMTINKVTDVLEKAGSDKIPVLETDTYFELKKLMEEYRKSVSLDQKETLLKDI; encoded by the coding sequence ATGAGTAAAATTCGCGATTATTTTGACTTGACAATGAACTTCTTAAGCAGAGGAGTATGGAACATGCGCTTGAAAGAATTGTCAGGACATCGGTATTTTTTGATCCGACAGTTGCGAATCTACTTATTAGCGATTAAAGGGTTTTACGAAGATAAATGCCAGTTGAGAGCTTCTGCCCTCACCTTTTATTCTCTGCTTTCAGTTGTGCCCGTTTTGGCCATGTTCTTTGGAATTGCCAAAGGCTTTGGAATGGAAAAACTTTTGGAAAAAGAATTGACCAAAAGCCTTGCCGGGCAAGAAGAGGTGCTGACCTGGCTGATTGAGTTTGCAAATAAAATGCTCGAAAATACCAAAGGGACACTAATTGCAGGTTTAGGTTTTGCAATTTTATTTTGGTCTGTCATTAAAGTCCTTAGCAATATAGAAGAAGCATTTAACGATGTATGGAGAATTAAAAAATCCAGAACATGGGGAAGAAAATTTAGCGATTATACGGCTATCATGATATTTGCACCAATTTTATTGATTGGTTCGAGTGCAGGAACAGTTGTTTTAAAAACAATGATCAAAGAATTTACGAAAGGAAATACCTTGCTAGAAGCTGTTGGTCCATCACTTACTTTTTTAATCAATTTGGCTCCGTTCTTCTTGGTTTGGGTCTTGTTTACCTTGTTGTACACCTTCATGCCCAATACTCGCGTGAAATTCAAATCTGCTATGTTAGCGGGTATTGTAGCTGGTACAATTTATCAACTTCTACAAGTTGCTTATATTGAATTTCAGGGACATGTGACCTCTTACAATGCTGTTTACGGTAGTTTTGCTGCTCTCCCGTTATTTTTAATGTGGTTGCAATTAAGTTGGTTAGTCGTTTTATTTGGGGCTGAAATTTCATTTGCCGAACAAAATGTTGAAAGTTATGAGTTCGAAGCTGAGTCAACTCAAATTTCATACGATTACAAGCGTTTATTGAGCTTATACATCTTGCAGGTAATCATTCAAAATTTTGAGAAGAATGAAGAACCGCTGCACTCACAAGAAATATCGCACAGGTTGGAAATGCCAATACGTTTGGTTCGAGAAATACTCTTTAATTTGAATAATTCAGGTCTTATTTCTGAACTGGTAACCGATACCGATAAGCAAATGGCCTATCAACCTGCTTTTGATATCAACAAAATGACCATCAATAAAGTTACAGATGTGCTGGAAAAAGCTGGATCTGATAAAATTCCTGTGTTAGAAACAGATACTTATTTCGAACTTAAAAAGTTAATGGAAGAGTATAGAAAATCGGTTTCATTGGATCAGAAAGAGACTTTATTGAAGGATATTTAA
- a CDS encoding peptidase U32 family protein, giving the protein MNRSEIELMAPVGSYESLMAAIQGGANSIYFGIEQLNMRARSSNNFTIEDLHKIASICKENNIKSYLTVNTVLFDHDIKVMHKIVDAAKEGGVTAIIAADVSAILYARSIDVEVHISTQCNITNIEAVKFYSQFADVVVLARELNLDQVANIYHQIVKQDIKGPKGELVQIEMFAHGALCMAVSGKCYLSLHEKSSSANRGACMQTCRKAYTVTEKESGNELEIDNQYIMSPKDLCTIGFVNKLIDAGVRVLKFEGRARSPEYVKTVLACYNEAVDAYLDGSYGEEKIAVWKEQLSTVFNRGFWDGYYMGQKLGEWSSEYGNRATKRKMLIGKGTNYFNKIKVAEFLLESQELNIGDKILITGPTTGVVETTIEEMRVDLKPVEKAVKGDSFSIALDTVIRRSDKLYKIVEVTNDLIQ; this is encoded by the coding sequence ATGAATAGAAGTGAAATTGAATTAATGGCACCCGTTGGATCATACGAATCCTTAATGGCTGCTATTCAAGGAGGAGCTAATTCCATTTATTTTGGCATTGAGCAATTGAACATGCGTGCCCGATCGTCAAACAATTTTACCATTGAAGATTTGCATAAAATAGCTTCCATTTGTAAGGAAAATAATATCAAATCTTACCTTACTGTGAACACAGTATTGTTCGATCATGACATAAAGGTGATGCATAAAATTGTAGATGCAGCAAAAGAAGGTGGCGTGACAGCTATTATTGCAGCCGATGTATCCGCTATTCTTTATGCGCGATCTATCGATGTAGAGGTACATATTTCAACCCAATGTAACATCACCAATATCGAAGCGGTTAAGTTTTATTCTCAATTTGCCGATGTTGTTGTGTTAGCTCGAGAATTGAATTTGGATCAGGTGGCAAATATTTACCATCAAATTGTCAAGCAAGATATCAAAGGGCCTAAAGGAGAACTGGTTCAGATTGAGATGTTTGCTCATGGGGCTTTGTGCATGGCTGTTTCAGGTAAATGTTATTTGAGTTTGCATGAGAAATCATCTTCTGCGAATCGTGGAGCTTGTATGCAAACCTGCCGAAAAGCTTATACGGTTACCGAAAAGGAGTCGGGTAATGAGTTGGAGATTGATAACCAATATATCATGTCGCCTAAAGACTTGTGTACAATTGGTTTTGTAAATAAATTAATTGATGCCGGGGTTCGTGTACTTAAATTTGAAGGCAGAGCTCGCTCTCCTGAATATGTAAAAACTGTTCTTGCTTGTTATAACGAAGCAGTTGATGCCTATTTGGATGGTAGCTATGGAGAAGAGAAAATAGCCGTTTGGAAGGAGCAATTATCTACTGTGTTTAATCGTGGTTTCTGGGATGGTTATTATATGGGACAAAAGCTTGGTGAGTGGAGCTCGGAATACGGAAATCGTGCGACTAAGCGTAAAATGTTGATTGGAAAAGGAACCAACTATTTTAATAAGATTAAGGTGGCTGAATTCCTATTGGAGTCACAAGAGTTAAATATAGGGGATAAAATTCTGATTACAGGTCCGACCACTGGTGTTGTAGAAACGACCATTGAAGAAATGAGGGTTGATTTAAAGCCAGTTGAAAAAGCAGTGAAAGGTGATAGCTTCTCAATAGCATTGGATACAGTTATTCGCCGATCAGATAAATTATATAAGATTGTTGAAGTCACTAATGATCTAATACAATAA
- a CDS encoding sensor histidine kinase — protein sequence MKLLSKINRTYFKYGLFVFLIADVVIILMSNYILKDEMDQQLKMETEVIAETVRREGNFHSVYPTDIVEKISYSEIGIETSKDTLLYEASEGELTPYRECTVYKSIKGKHYRITTRQMLMEFDDIFSLYTALISTVLGLIFVLVLLFTQKMNAILWGTFNKNVELLKNYSFSSNEKLQLNTTGIDEFDDLNQVVTSMSNRLEKDYRASKEFSANAAHELQTPLAIIRNKCENLFSEKNLNDETIQSIREIYLSTDRLSGITKALLLLAKIDHGQFNDTEEISLHQLIQLRVENLKDILQDRNLSVDISAAEDCLVKMDMRLASLLIQNITTNAINYSPSSKIIEIKIAQNQFSISNYGEKPIQNAESIFNRFYKESESSKSTGIGLALVKKIADHYGMTIHYNFNNCKHQFTFSLSLC from the coding sequence ATGAAATTACTTTCCAAGATTAATAGAACCTATTTTAAATACGGATTATTTGTATTTCTAATAGCTGATGTAGTAATTATTCTGATGAGTAATTACATCTTGAAAGATGAAATGGATCAGCAATTAAAAATGGAAACTGAAGTTATTGCTGAAACAGTTAGAAGAGAAGGTAATTTTCACAGTGTTTATCCTACAGATATTGTCGAAAAAATTTCCTATTCTGAAATTGGAATTGAAACATCCAAAGATACTTTACTCTATGAAGCAAGTGAAGGCGAACTGACACCCTATAGAGAATGCACTGTTTACAAATCAATAAAAGGTAAACATTATAGGATTACTACAAGACAAATGTTAATGGAGTTTGATGATATCTTTTCCTTGTACACCGCCTTAATTTCAACCGTTTTAGGCTTAATTTTCGTATTGGTACTCCTGTTTACTCAAAAAATGAATGCAATACTTTGGGGAACATTTAATAAAAATGTGGAGCTATTAAAGAACTATTCATTCAGTTCTAATGAAAAACTACAATTGAATACAACTGGCATAGATGAATTTGATGATCTGAACCAAGTTGTTACTAGCATGTCTAATCGATTGGAAAAAGATTATCGTGCTTCTAAAGAATTTTCGGCCAATGCGGCTCATGAATTGCAAACACCTCTTGCCATAATCAGAAATAAATGTGAAAATCTGTTTTCTGAGAAAAACTTAAACGATGAAACGATTCAATCCATTCGAGAAATATACCTTTCAACAGATCGATTATCAGGGATTACCAAAGCACTTCTTCTACTAGCAAAAATTGATCACGGTCAATTCAACGATACAGAAGAGATATCCTTACACCAACTCATTCAATTGCGTGTTGAAAACCTAAAGGATATTTTACAAGATCGTAACCTAAGTGTAGATATTAGTGCAGCCGAAGATTGTCTCGTGAAAATGGACATGCGTTTGGCAAGCCTTCTTATACAGAACATTACCACCAATGCTATAAATTACAGCCCAAGTAGCAAAATTATTGAAATAAAAATAGCTCAAAATCAATTCAGTATTTCTAATTACGGTGAAAAGCCAATTCAAAACGCCGAATCGATATTCAATCGTTTTTATAAAGAAAGTGAAAGCAGTAAATCAACAGGAATAGGTCTGGCTCTTGTGAAAAAGATTGCAGATCATTACGGAATGACAATACACTACAATTTTAACAATTGTAAACATCAATTCACTTTTTCACTAAGCCTTTGTTAG
- a CDS encoding DUF2797 domain-containing protein, translating to MQKQGNIRKMHTDLDDQVKYKLPIGDEKLDMNALIGKEITLTYLGQINCIHCGKKTKTSFSQGYCYSCFTTLPQTDPSILRPELDLSYLGIARDMEWAKENSLKPHYVYFAYSGNLKVGVTRESQIPTRWIDQGAVGAIKLAKTPNRHIAGVIEVALKAHFADKTNWRAMLKLEDSNDIDLVEEKLKAKELLHPELQQYISLDDEITDIVYPMEIIPEKVVSFSFEKENEFTGVLKGIKGQYLIFDGGKVMNIRKHNGYLVELKVD from the coding sequence ATGCAAAAACAAGGAAATATAAGAAAAATGCATACTGATCTAGACGATCAGGTTAAGTATAAATTGCCAATTGGTGATGAAAAATTGGATATGAATGCTTTAATTGGGAAAGAAATAACGCTTACCTATTTGGGTCAGATTAATTGTATTCATTGTGGAAAAAAAACAAAAACATCCTTTTCTCAAGGTTATTGCTATTCTTGTTTTACGACCTTGCCGCAAACAGATCCTAGTATTTTACGTCCGGAGTTAGATCTTTCTTACCTTGGAATTGCGAGAGATATGGAATGGGCAAAAGAGAATTCTTTGAAACCACACTATGTATATTTTGCCTATTCAGGGAATTTAAAGGTTGGTGTAACGCGTGAATCGCAAATTCCAACCCGATGGATAGATCAAGGGGCGGTAGGAGCTATAAAGCTTGCCAAAACGCCCAATCGACATATTGCTGGTGTTATCGAGGTGGCTTTGAAAGCGCATTTTGCGGATAAAACCAACTGGAGAGCTATGCTAAAGTTGGAAGATTCGAATGACATCGACTTAGTTGAGGAGAAATTAAAAGCAAAAGAATTACTTCATCCTGAACTACAGCAATATATTTCTCTTGATGATGAGATTACTGACATTGTTTACCCAATGGAGATCATACCAGAAAAAGTGGTGAGTTTTAGCTTTGAAAAAGAGAATGAATTTACTGGAGTTTTGAAAGGAATCAAGGGACAATACTTAATTTTCGACGGGGGAAAAGTTATGAATATTCGAAAACACAACGGATATCTTGTTGAATTGAAAGTAGATTGA